Proteins found in one Candidatus Methylomirabilis lanthanidiphila genomic segment:
- a CDS encoding methionyl-tRNA formyltransferase, which produces MRVSFMGTPTFALPSLKALMAAGYDICLVVTQPDRPAGRGRVLTPPPVKLAAQELRLPLLQPEKVGEPAVISALQSAQPEAIVVVAYGQLLPKSILTLPPHGCVNLHASLLPKHRGAAPIPWAIIRGDSMTGVTIMQIEARMDAGPILLQRAEPIQQHDTAATLSQRLAVLGAELLCQVLHQVARETVHRVPQDERLATYAPKLLPADTRLDWTRDARALDCLIRGLSPTPGAITGFGGRRIKVLEAGVETVIDSPPGTVCAIDQTKGVLVAAKSGGLWLTQVQPENRRAMAPANLRGDTVSVQVASLTRPSAPPITARHLALDVLTQVEEQQAYASLLLDARLQKTRLSQQNRGLVTELTYGILRWQGRLDYLLAAVTDRPWDRVDPMLRRLLRLGAYQLLFLTRIPAYAAVNETVALTQDVVRSHMKSTAKSFVNAILRRLQERQGTIRFPDPSSDPVGALAAHWSHPAWLVGRWLQRLGAEKTEALLKANNDIPALSVVVNRLKSRPEEVRARLAEIAGSVTPGRFVPGSFHLTDGAEALRDPAFADGWYFPMDEAAALPVLLLDPQPGEVVLDACAGGGGKTALLVARLAGRGRVIALDPSARAHRRLREARARLGLDRVIPVRADARQASRLFMRQVDRALVDAPCSGLGTLRRHPERRWQQQEAGLADLARLQLELLRGVAPLITPGGVLVYSTCSLEPEETDAVVDTFLHDFPEFAIDEAPAGLPATISELIDPKGALRTWPHRHGVDGFYAIRLLRRDT; this is translated from the coding sequence ATGCGCGTAAGCTTTATGGGCACGCCGACGTTCGCCCTGCCGTCGCTCAAGGCGCTCATGGCTGCCGGCTACGATATCTGCTTGGTCGTCACCCAACCGGATCGACCGGCCGGGCGCGGCCGAGTGCTGACCCCGCCACCGGTGAAGCTCGCCGCCCAGGAGCTTAGGCTGCCCTTGCTGCAGCCGGAGAAGGTAGGCGAGCCGGCTGTCATATCGGCGCTGCAGTCGGCCCAGCCGGAGGCCATCGTCGTCGTCGCCTATGGCCAGCTTCTTCCGAAGTCGATCCTCACCCTCCCGCCGCATGGGTGCGTAAACCTTCATGCCTCGCTCCTACCCAAGCACCGCGGCGCGGCGCCGATCCCATGGGCCATCATCAGAGGCGATAGCATGACAGGAGTGACCATTATGCAGATCGAGGCGCGGATGGACGCGGGACCCATCCTTCTGCAGCGGGCAGAGCCGATTCAACAGCACGATACGGCTGCAACGCTCTCCCAGCGACTGGCCGTTCTAGGAGCCGAACTCCTGTGCCAGGTCCTTCATCAGGTCGCACGCGAGACAGTTCACCGAGTTCCGCAGGACGAGCGCCTGGCGACCTATGCGCCAAAACTACTCCCCGCCGATACGCGCCTGGACTGGACCCGTGATGCGCGTGCGCTTGATTGCCTGATTCGGGGCCTGTCCCCAACGCCTGGAGCGATCACCGGCTTCGGCGGGCGGCGCATCAAGGTGCTGGAGGCTGGAGTCGAAACAGTGATCGACTCACCCCCAGGCACCGTGTGTGCGATCGATCAAACAAAGGGGGTGCTGGTGGCCGCCAAATCTGGAGGGCTGTGGCTCACACAGGTCCAACCCGAGAATCGCCGTGCGATGGCGCCGGCCAATTTGCGAGGGGATACCGTGTCCGTGCAGGTGGCGTCTTTGACTCGCCCTAGCGCTCCGCCAATCACCGCGCGGCATCTCGCGCTCGACGTGTTAACCCAGGTGGAAGAGCAACAGGCCTACGCCAGCCTGCTGCTGGACGCCAGGCTCCAGAAGACCCGCCTTTCGCAACAGAACCGGGGGCTGGTCACTGAGCTGACGTACGGCATCCTCCGCTGGCAAGGTCGGCTCGACTACCTGCTGGCTGCCGTGACCGACCGGCCCTGGGATCGGGTCGATCCGATGCTCCGCCGCCTGCTGCGTCTTGGCGCGTATCAGCTTCTCTTTCTTACGCGCATCCCAGCCTATGCCGCCGTCAACGAGACGGTTGCCCTGACCCAAGACGTTGTGCGCAGCCATATGAAATCGACCGCCAAGAGCTTCGTCAACGCGATCTTGCGCCGATTACAGGAGCGGCAGGGAACGATCCGGTTTCCTGATCCGTCCAGCGATCCGGTCGGCGCCCTCGCGGCGCACTGGTCGCACCCAGCCTGGCTGGTCGGTCGTTGGCTTCAACGTCTGGGGGCCGAAAAGACCGAGGCCCTACTCAAGGCCAACAACGACATCCCGGCGCTGTCCGTCGTGGTCAACCGGCTGAAGAGTCGACCCGAGGAGGTGCGGGCCCGCCTTGCCGAAATCGCAGGTTCGGTCACACCGGGCCGGTTCGTCCCCGGCTCCTTTCACCTCACCGATGGCGCCGAGGCGCTGCGTGATCCGGCCTTTGCCGACGGCTGGTACTTCCCAATGGACGAGGCGGCAGCCCTGCCCGTCCTCCTGCTGGATCCTCAGCCCGGCGAGGTGGTGTTGGATGCCTGCGCCGGCGGTGGCGGGAAGACGGCGCTGCTCGTAGCGCGGCTCGCCGGACGCGGGCGGGTGATCGCGCTCGACCCGAGCGCTCGCGCCCACCGACGCCTCCGCGAAGCCAGGGCGCGCCTGGGTCTTGACCGGGTCATCCCAGTCCGAGCCGATGCCAGGCAGGCGTCTCGGTTATTCATGCGCCAGGTAGACAGGGCGTTGGTCGATGCGCCGTGCAGCGGCCTCGGCACCCTCAGACGTCACCCTGAGCGGAGGTGGCAACAACAAGAGGCCGGATTGGCGGACTTGGCGCGCCTGCAACTGGAACTGCTTCGTGGCGTTGCGCCGCTGATCACACCCGGAGGCGTTCTGGTCTATAGCACCTGTTCACTTGAGCCGGAGGAGACCGACGCCGTGGTCGACACATTCTTGCACGACTTTCCGGAGTTTGCCATCGATGAGGCCCCTGCCGGGCTTCCCGCAACAATCTCAGAACTGATCGATCCCAAGGGCGCTCTTCGCACCTGGCCGCACCGGCACGGAGTCGACGGCTTTTACGCCATCCGACTCCTCAGGCGGGACACATGA
- the phoA gene encoding Alkaline phosphatase precursor, protein MTLLRLLGKGLSAALILTAVAVVSGAITVWLAAENDKVQLPRVIGMDSTAALELLRAHGLQPKVSGREYNEQVPQHAVIFQRPASGSWVRKSSEVRLVISQGVDAVALPSLAGLPLPQAEQLLRRYGFTLGRVARVHSSERPNGEVIAQDPEAGALVRRGSSIAVLLSLGRFDDPTSALTPSAWSPLVSPRLKDRIRAVAGTKGIYPFHVTTRIAYRSYPNYAEKLMALAGTRPGALRGTGSVLVGAGDIASCISDGDEATANLLDTIDGVIFTLGDNAYKLGTPIEFAACYEPSWGRHKSRTRPAPGNHDYLWPDASGYFEYFGNAAGDPGKGYYSYDLGSWHIVVLNSNCSKIGGCGPGSPQEQWLRADLAAHPTKCTLAYWHHPRFSSGSDGSDAAFEPFWQALYDHNADVVLAGHDHVYERFAPQKPNGEPDPVRGLRQFVVGTGGERHHKFEGQAIANSEVRNDETFGVLKLTLYPTNYEWQFIPVSGQTFTDSGAGRCH, encoded by the coding sequence ATGACACTGCTCCGGTTGTTGGGCAAGGGGCTGTCGGCAGCCCTGATCCTGACCGCTGTGGCTGTCGTGAGCGGCGCTATCACGGTGTGGCTCGCGGCCGAGAATGACAAGGTGCAGCTTCCACGCGTGATCGGAATGGACTCAACGGCGGCACTTGAACTGCTGCGCGCGCATGGACTCCAACCGAAGGTAAGCGGCCGGGAGTATAACGAACAGGTTCCGCAACACGCCGTGATATTCCAACGGCCGGCCAGCGGCTCATGGGTTCGAAAAAGCAGCGAGGTCCGTCTGGTAATCAGTCAGGGGGTCGACGCAGTCGCGCTCCCCAGTCTCGCCGGATTGCCGTTACCGCAGGCCGAGCAGCTTCTCCGGCGATACGGCTTCACGCTGGGTCGGGTAGCGCGGGTTCATTCGTCGGAGCGCCCGAACGGAGAGGTCATCGCTCAGGATCCTGAGGCCGGCGCCCTTGTCCGAAGGGGAAGCTCGATTGCCGTGTTGCTCAGTCTGGGGCGGTTCGATGACCCGACCTCGGCGCTCACCCCGTCTGCCTGGAGCCCGCTCGTATCGCCAAGGCTCAAGGACCGGATTCGCGCCGTTGCCGGGACTAAGGGCATCTACCCCTTCCACGTCACAACGCGTATTGCGTACCGGTCCTATCCGAACTATGCCGAGAAGCTGATGGCGCTCGCAGGGACGCGACCTGGAGCACTGCGAGGTACCGGCAGCGTGTTGGTCGGGGCGGGCGATATCGCGTCGTGTATCAGTGACGGCGATGAAGCGACCGCAAACTTGTTAGACACGATCGACGGTGTGATCTTTACGCTCGGAGACAACGCCTACAAATTGGGTACCCCAATCGAGTTTGCCGCCTGCTACGAACCGAGTTGGGGTCGGCACAAATCGCGGACCCGCCCCGCTCCCGGTAACCACGACTATCTGTGGCCAGACGCGTCGGGTTATTTCGAATACTTTGGCAACGCCGCCGGGGATCCGGGCAAGGGCTACTACAGTTACGACCTCGGCTCATGGCACATCGTCGTGCTGAACTCCAACTGTTCGAAGATCGGCGGATGCGGTCCCGGCTCGCCCCAAGAGCAGTGGCTACGCGCGGATCTGGCCGCCCACCCGACGAAGTGTACCCTTGCGTACTGGCATCATCCGCGTTTCAGTTCCGGCTCCGATGGCAGCGATGCCGCGTTCGAGCCATTCTGGCAGGCGCTGTACGATCACAACGCGGACGTGGTGTTGGCTGGGCACGACCATGTCTACGAGCGATTCGCGCCACAAAAGCCGAACGGCGAGCCCGACCCGGTACGTGGTCTTCGACAGTTCGTGGTGGGCACCGGAGGGGAGCGTCATCATAAGTTTGAGGGCCAGGCCATCGCGAACAGCGAAGTACGGAACGACGAGACGTTCGGAGTCTTGAAGCTGACCCTGTACCCAACGAACTATGAGTGGCAGTTCATCCCGGTCTCAGGGCAGACCTTCACGGATTCGGGCGCAGGGCGATGCCACTAG
- the pqiB gene encoding Paraquat-inducible protein B: MAKKANPALIGAFVLGAIGLAAGGLVVFGGGKFFRQTQVWVAYFPESVKGLSVGSPVTFQGVKIGSVTDVKVVLDPKEMKASTPVFFEIEADRFTPVPGVQIRFEKGATGAKILIERGLRAQLETQSFVTGQLAIALGLHPGTPIHLTGLNPDLFEMPTIPSSTEKLTTTIEHLPIDEIAQSVLKATQGVDRLVNAPELNETIRSLSAAARDLRELAQHMDAEVRPLANEVATTLDATRDTLKDTQKLVRDVGGQVRPMAASIEKTLTAAQAALEGAQRTMVTVNETVAETSSMQYELTGTLRELSTALRSIRTLSDYLERHPDALLFGKGAAGGK, translated from the coding sequence ATGGCTAAGAAAGCGAACCCGGCCCTGATCGGAGCATTCGTCCTGGGAGCGATCGGTCTTGCCGCCGGCGGCCTGGTAGTGTTCGGCGGCGGGAAGTTTTTCCGGCAAACCCAGGTGTGGGTCGCGTACTTCCCTGAGTCGGTCAAGGGCCTGTCCGTAGGCTCGCCGGTTACGTTCCAGGGTGTGAAGATAGGGTCCGTTACCGACGTCAAAGTAGTCTTGGACCCAAAGGAAATGAAAGCCAGCACGCCGGTCTTCTTCGAGATCGAGGCCGATCGGTTCACGCCTGTCCCGGGCGTGCAGATCAGGTTTGAGAAGGGCGCCACGGGGGCAAAGATCCTGATCGAGCGTGGCCTGCGCGCTCAACTGGAAACTCAGAGCTTCGTAACGGGCCAGTTGGCGATCGCCCTGGGCTTGCACCCGGGCACGCCGATCCATTTGACCGGGCTCAACCCCGACCTTTTCGAGATGCCGACGATCCCATCGAGTACGGAAAAGCTGACCACAACTATCGAACACCTCCCCATTGACGAGATTGCCCAGTCCGTGCTCAAGGCGACGCAAGGGGTGGACCGGCTTGTCAACGCGCCGGAGCTGAACGAGACCATTCGCTCCCTGAGCGCCGCGGCCCGCGACCTCCGGGAGCTGGCACAGCACATGGACGCCGAGGTAAGACCACTGGCGAACGAAGTCGCCACGACGCTCGACGCCACACGCGACACCCTGAAGGACACCCAAAAGCTGGTCCGGGACGTAGGCGGGCAGGTGAGGCCGATGGCCGCGAGCATAGAGAAGACGTTGACCGCGGCACAGGCCGCCCTCGAGGGGGCGCAGCGAACCATGGTGACGGTCAACGAAACGGTCGCCGAGACATCCTCCATGCAGTACGAGCTGACAGGTACTCTCCGGGAGCTCTCGACTGCGCTTCGGTCTATCCGAACGCTGAGCGATTACCTCGAAAGGCACCCCGACGCGCTGCTGTTCGGCAAGGGTGCGGCGGGAGGCAAGTGA
- a CDS encoding organic solvent ABC transporter ATP-binding protein: protein MASPEARIEVRDLDMLYGDRVIQRYLSFTVRRGDIFVVMGGSGCGKSTLLRHMIGLIQPARGEVFYDGRSLWATEPAEREQMMRRFGVLYQSGALWSSMTLAENVSLPIGEYTDLNPAQIRELVSLKLALVGLAGFEEFYPSEISGGMRKRAGLARAMALDPDILFFDEPSAGLDPISSRLLDDLILELRDSLGATVVIVTHELPSIFAVATNSVFLDADTKTMIAAGDPKELLEHPPDPKVRRFLTRGESEGR from the coding sequence ATGGCCTCACCGGAGGCTCGCATCGAGGTCCGCGACCTGGATATGCTCTACGGTGATCGAGTGATCCAGCGTTATCTCAGCTTCACGGTGCGCCGGGGCGATATCTTCGTCGTGATGGGGGGGAGTGGCTGCGGCAAGAGTACGCTGCTCCGGCATATGATCGGGCTGATCCAACCGGCGCGAGGGGAGGTGTTCTATGACGGTCGAAGCCTCTGGGCCACCGAGCCGGCCGAACGGGAGCAGATGATGCGACGCTTCGGCGTGCTCTACCAGAGCGGCGCCCTCTGGAGCTCGATGACGCTGGCTGAGAACGTCTCCCTTCCGATCGGAGAGTACACCGATCTAAACCCCGCCCAGATCCGGGAGCTCGTCTCGCTGAAGCTCGCGCTGGTGGGGCTCGCCGGCTTCGAGGAGTTCTACCCTTCGGAGATCAGCGGGGGCATGCGCAAGCGGGCAGGCCTGGCCCGCGCCATGGCGCTGGACCCGGACATCCTCTTCTTTGATGAACCCTCGGCGGGCCTGGACCCGATCAGCTCGCGCCTCCTGGACGACCTGATCCTCGAGCTTCGGGACAGCCTGGGCGCCACCGTAGTGATCGTCACGCACGAACTCCCCAGCATCTTTGCCGTCGCGACCAATTCGGTCTTCCTGGACGCGGACACCAAGACCATGATTGCCGCCGGCGATCCGAAGGAGTTGCTCGAACACCCGCCGGACCCCAAGGTCCGGCGTTTTCTCACCCGCGGCGAGTCGGAAGGACGATGA
- a CDS encoding nitric-oxide reductase, with amino-acid sequence MTMNPSGLSPWWRHSLVITLIVGLTVLIWLAVRTYQFAPPIPDKVIGPGGETILTADDIRAGQEVFLKYGLMENGSVWGHGAYLGPDFSAEYLHALAVAAGPALKQNRYDSDTRILPFTEAEATVFEEQVARWTAYFTEPTGSVGLPARYITDPTELRQLTAFFAWTAWASVANRPDKSYSYTNNFPYEPLAGNTVTADAILWSALSLIALLAGIAGVLVAFGKFDFLGWKGGGRHVHPTMLPGVASESQRATIKLFAIVALLFLVQAIVGAVTAHYRAEPGKFYGIDLAQIAPSHIMRTWHLQLAIFWIATAYVAGGLFLAAALGNREVRGQVQGINLLCVALLVVVVGSLLGEWLGVNQVFGPLWFWLGHQGWEYLDLGRAWQVLLVAGLLLWFVLLVRAMAPARQNPTQRQVILLFQYAALAIPLFYLPAMFFGSTTHLSVVDNWRFWIVHLWVEGFLELFVTVMVALIFLELGVMSHTNVARVVYLDAILYLGSGIIGTGHHWYWTGQTTITMALSAVFSAMEVVPLTLLTLDAWDFIKLTRSQCGVCELPVSLPHKWTFYFLMAVGFWNFVGAGVFGFLINLPVVSFYEVGTILTSNHGHTAMMGVFGMLALALMVIAFRQVLDDQQWYRVEKYVRVSFWGLNIGLALMVILSLFPGGVLQLWDVLTNGYWHARGPEFMNQPFVRLLEWLRLPGDAVFIAFGAVPMALAALLTWRFTQANRRRQS; translated from the coding sequence ATGACGATGAACCCTAGTGGACTTTCTCCTTGGTGGCGGCATTCGCTCGTGATCACGTTGATCGTCGGGTTGACCGTCCTGATCTGGCTGGCGGTGCGTACCTATCAGTTCGCGCCGCCGATTCCCGATAAAGTGATTGGTCCTGGCGGCGAGACCATCCTAACAGCCGATGATATCCGAGCCGGGCAGGAAGTCTTCTTGAAATACGGCCTGATGGAAAACGGTTCCGTCTGGGGACACGGGGCGTATCTGGGACCGGATTTTTCGGCGGAGTATCTGCACGCATTGGCGGTCGCGGCAGGGCCGGCGTTGAAGCAGAATCGCTATGATTCGGACACCCGGATATTGCCGTTCACGGAGGCGGAGGCGACCGTATTTGAGGAGCAGGTAGCGAGGTGGACGGCGTACTTTACCGAGCCGACTGGGAGTGTCGGGTTGCCGGCAAGATACATCACCGACCCAACGGAGCTGCGGCAGCTTACGGCCTTTTTTGCGTGGACGGCATGGGCGTCCGTTGCCAATCGACCCGACAAGTCGTACTCGTACACGAACAACTTTCCCTACGAACCGCTGGCCGGAAATACGGTGACCGCCGACGCGATCCTGTGGAGCGCGCTGAGTCTGATCGCGCTATTGGCGGGAATCGCGGGGGTGTTGGTCGCGTTCGGCAAGTTTGATTTTCTCGGCTGGAAGGGCGGAGGCCGGCACGTACATCCGACGATGTTGCCTGGCGTGGCCTCAGAGAGTCAGCGGGCGACGATTAAACTGTTTGCGATCGTGGCGTTACTGTTTTTGGTACAGGCGATCGTCGGCGCCGTAACCGCGCATTACCGGGCTGAGCCGGGTAAGTTCTACGGTATAGACCTGGCACAGATTGCGCCGAGCCATATCATGCGGACGTGGCATTTGCAGTTGGCGATCTTTTGGATCGCGACCGCCTACGTGGCGGGCGGGCTGTTCCTGGCTGCGGCACTCGGCAACCGCGAGGTGCGCGGGCAGGTCCAGGGCATCAACCTATTATGTGTTGCGCTGCTGGTGGTTGTGGTCGGCAGCTTATTGGGCGAGTGGTTGGGGGTGAATCAGGTGTTCGGTCCGCTGTGGTTCTGGCTGGGACATCAGGGCTGGGAGTATCTGGACCTGGGGCGGGCATGGCAGGTTCTGCTGGTCGCCGGACTGTTGCTGTGGTTCGTCTTATTGGTGCGTGCGATGGCGCCGGCGCGGCAGAACCCGACACAGCGCCAAGTGATCTTGCTGTTTCAGTATGCCGCCCTCGCAATCCCGCTCTTTTACCTGCCGGCGATGTTCTTTGGCAGCACCACCCACCTGTCGGTTGTGGACAACTGGCGGTTCTGGATCGTCCATCTCTGGGTCGAAGGATTCCTGGAGTTGTTCGTGACGGTGATGGTCGCGCTGATCTTCCTGGAATTGGGCGTCATGTCCCACACGAACGTGGCGCGGGTCGTCTATCTTGACGCGATCCTGTACCTCGGCAGCGGCATCATCGGCACCGGGCATCATTGGTACTGGACGGGTCAGACGACTATAACCATGGCGCTGTCGGCCGTGTTCTCGGCGATGGAGGTGGTCCCGCTGACGTTGCTGACACTGGATGCGTGGGACTTTATCAAGTTGACCCGGAGCCAGTGCGGCGTGTGCGAGCTGCCGGTCTCGTTGCCGCACAAGTGGACGTTCTACTTTTTGATGGCGGTCGGGTTCTGGAATTTCGTCGGCGCCGGTGTATTCGGTTTCCTGATCAACCTGCCGGTTGTCAGTTTCTATGAGGTTGGTACCATCCTGACCTCGAATCATGGCCATACCGCGATGATGGGGGTATTCGGGATGCTGGCGTTGGCCTTAATGGTGATTGCATTCCGGCAGGTGCTGGATGACCAGCAGTGGTATCGCGTGGAGAAATACGTACGCGTATCGTTCTGGGGATTGAACATCGGTCTGGCATTGATGGTGATACTGAGCCTCTTCCCTGGAGGTGTCTTGCAACTGTGGGATGTGTTGACCAACGGCTACTGGCACGCACGCGGTCCGGAGTTTATGAACCAACCGTTCGTGCGCCTGCTCGAATGGCTGCGCCTTCCGGGAGATGCGGTATTCATCGCATTCGGTGCCGTGCCGATGGCGCTGGCCGCACTCCTGACCTGGAGATTTACGCAAGCCAACAGAAGACGTCAGTCATGA
- a CDS encoding small mechanosensitive ion channel protein MscS: MRRPNAFITGLAALVLLAVIPLAIREAPESGRMVFAAEEQTVGRLPAVDSEEEETTAPVTLDGLVLLRVRGTSSFPAKRRAAEIEERIRAAAGDPGFRTDALRVVDSDVFVEILAGDQRLMVVFDADARPERLSRKELALIYVRQIREAVQGYRAAREPRRLVRGAVYALAATAVLAVAVAGVAWLFRLLNTLLDRRFRTRIRSVGVQSFQIVRAERIWEALLGTVRFGRVLILLTVVIVYLEFVLGLFPWTRFLASEIFDLVVGPVRTMGAAILAAIPNLIFLVVLTVTTRYALKLVRAFFDALGYGTFSLKGFEREWAAPTYKIVRLAIVIFAVVLAYPYIPGSESAAFKGMSLFLGVVFSLGSSTAIANLIAGYMITYRRAFRVGDRVKIGDQIGDVIEMRLQATHLRTPKNEEVIVPNSTILNGEVVNYNTLARKGGLILHTTVGIGYETPWRQVEAMLKLAADRTPGLLKEPPPFVLQKSLGDFAVTYEVNVYCDNPQAMVQLYTALHRNILDLFNEYGVQIMTPAYERDPEQPKVVPKEYWFAAPATPSDPEAGGSVTEQVEGVRRPDP, translated from the coding sequence ATGAGAAGACCGAATGCGTTCATAACGGGGTTGGCGGCTCTCGTCCTGTTGGCCGTCATCCCTTTGGCGATCCGCGAGGCGCCGGAAAGCGGGCGGATGGTCTTTGCGGCGGAGGAACAAACCGTCGGGAGGCTGCCTGCCGTCGATTCGGAAGAGGAGGAGACCACAGCACCGGTCACCCTCGACGGTCTCGTGTTACTCCGCGTGCGCGGGACCTCATCCTTTCCCGCAAAGAGGCGTGCCGCCGAGATTGAAGAGCGTATCCGGGCGGCTGCGGGCGATCCTGGATTCCGCACCGACGCCCTGCGCGTGGTCGATTCCGACGTCTTCGTGGAGATCCTGGCGGGAGACCAGCGGCTCATGGTGGTATTCGACGCCGACGCACGGCCGGAACGGCTGTCCCGGAAGGAGCTGGCGCTCATTTACGTCAGGCAGATTCGCGAGGCCGTCCAGGGGTACCGTGCCGCGCGGGAGCCACGACGCTTGGTGCGCGGCGCGGTGTATGCGCTGGCAGCGACGGCCGTCCTGGCCGTGGCAGTGGCCGGCGTCGCATGGCTGTTCCGGCTCCTGAATACGCTTCTGGATCGGCGATTCCGTACGCGCATCAGGTCGGTCGGGGTCCAGTCGTTTCAGATCGTCCGAGCGGAGCGGATCTGGGAGGCGCTACTCGGCACCGTCCGCTTTGGGCGGGTGCTGATCCTGCTGACGGTCGTCATCGTATATCTGGAGTTCGTCCTGGGCCTGTTCCCCTGGACGCGATTTCTCGCCAGTGAGATTTTCGATCTCGTGGTCGGCCCCGTGAGGACGATGGGCGCGGCTATCCTCGCCGCCATTCCCAACCTGATCTTTCTCGTCGTCCTCACCGTGACGACGCGGTACGCGCTCAAACTGGTGCGCGCCTTCTTTGACGCGCTCGGGTACGGTACGTTCAGCCTGAAGGGATTCGAGCGGGAATGGGCGGCGCCGACCTACAAGATCGTGCGGCTGGCGATCGTCATCTTCGCCGTGGTGCTCGCCTACCCGTATATTCCGGGATCGGAGTCGGCCGCCTTCAAAGGCATGTCGCTCTTTCTCGGTGTCGTGTTTTCGCTGGGCTCCTCGACGGCGATAGCCAACCTGATCGCCGGCTACATGATTACCTACCGGCGGGCATTCCGGGTCGGCGACCGGGTGAAGATCGGCGACCAGATCGGCGATGTGATCGAAATGCGTCTGCAGGCGACGCATCTGCGGACGCCCAAGAACGAGGAGGTGATCGTCCCCAACTCCACCATCCTCAACGGCGAGGTCGTCAACTATAACACCCTTGCCCGCAAGGGCGGATTGATTCTGCATACGACTGTGGGGATCGGTTACGAGACCCCATGGCGGCAGGTCGAGGCCATGCTGAAGCTGGCCGCCGACCGCACCCCGGGCCTGCTCAAAGAGCCGCCGCCGTTTGTCCTCCAGAAATCTCTGGGAGATTTCGCGGTAACCTACGAGGTCAACGTGTACTGCGATAACCCTCAGGCTATGGTTCAGCTCTACACCGCCCTGCACCGGAACATCCTGGACCTCTTCAACGAGTACGGCGTGCAGATCATGACACCGGCCTACGAGCGCGACCCGGAGCAACCCAAGGTGGTACCGAAGGAATACTGGTTTGCCGCGCCCGCCACACCGTCAGATCCCGAGGCGGGCGGCAGTGTGACGGAGCAAGTGGAAGGCGTGCGAAGGCCCGATCCCTGA
- a CDS encoding transporter → MTNPLRQAIVLGFDRPTGNTLLIRLAGNWTIEAKLPSILEAQRQIEASPPSGRIAFDARDLTAWDSSLLIFLTKLIAEAEHRGIEIDRAGLPEGVRRLLTLATAVPARKDTAQASGQVSPLTRVGMGALGASREATVMLAFLGEASVAFLKFFLGRARYRRSDLLLVIQEVGAQALPIVTLISFLVGVILAYVGAIQLQQFGAQVYVADLVGIAMTREMGAMMAAIIMAGRTGAAFAAQLGTMQANEEIDALTTLGIPAMEFLALPRMLALALMMPLLCVYADLLGIMGGAAVGIGMLDIGPTQYYLRTAEAVGLDSALAGLIKASVFGVLVAIAGCLRGMQCGRSSAAVGAATTSAVVTGIVLIIVSDALMTIIFNLIGL, encoded by the coding sequence ATGACGAACCCATTGCGCCAGGCCATAGTGCTCGGCTTCGATCGTCCGACGGGCAATACGCTCCTGATTCGGCTCGCGGGTAACTGGACGATCGAGGCAAAGCTCCCGTCCATCTTGGAGGCGCAGCGGCAGATTGAGGCGAGCCCACCCAGCGGGCGAATCGCCTTTGACGCCCGGGACCTGACAGCTTGGGACAGCAGCCTTCTGATCTTCCTCACCAAACTGATCGCTGAAGCCGAGCATCGCGGGATCGAGATCGATCGGGCAGGCCTGCCTGAGGGCGTCAGACGGCTGCTCACCCTGGCCACTGCGGTGCCTGCGCGCAAAGATACGGCTCAGGCAAGCGGGCAGGTCTCTCCGCTCACCCGTGTGGGGATGGGCGCCCTTGGCGCGTCGCGAGAAGCGACGGTCATGCTCGCCTTCCTGGGAGAAGCGTCCGTTGCCTTCCTCAAGTTCTTCCTGGGACGAGCGCGGTACCGGCGCTCGGATCTCCTGCTGGTCATCCAGGAGGTTGGAGCACAGGCGCTGCCCATCGTCACACTGATCAGCTTTCTGGTGGGGGTGATCCTGGCCTACGTCGGGGCGATACAGCTCCAGCAGTTCGGCGCCCAGGTCTACGTTGCGGATCTTGTGGGGATCGCTATGACCAGGGAGATGGGCGCGATGATGGCGGCCATCATCATGGCCGGCCGGACCGGCGCGGCCTTCGCCGCCCAACTCGGGACGATGCAGGCGAATGAGGAGATCGACGCGCTGACGACGCTCGGCATCCCGGCGATGGAGTTCCTGGCCCTGCCCCGGATGCTCGCGTTGGCTTTGATGATGCCGCTCCTGTGCGTGTACGCCGATCTCCTCGGGATCATGGGCGGGGCAGCCGTAGGGATCGGCATGCTGGACATCGGCCCGACCCAATATTACCTGCGCACGGCGGAGGCCGTGGGGCTCGACAGCGCCCTGGCGGGGCTCATCAAGGCCTCGGTCTTCGGTGTGCTGGTGGCGATCGCCGGGTGCCTCCGGGGGATGCAATGCGGGCGAAGTTCCGCCGCGGTGGGGGCGGCGACCACCTCGGCGGTGGTGACCGGGATCGTCCTCATTATCGTGTCGGACGCGCTCATGACCATCATCTTTAACCTGATCGGGCTCTAA